In the Oryzias latipes chromosome 9, ASM223467v1 genome, one interval contains:
- the LOC101170436 gene encoding zinc-binding protein A33-like — translation MAERAALVEHYLSCHICSETFKDPVTLSCNHNFCSSCLQKFWEQAQRKNCPICKRKSSKAHPPVNFSLKELADSFAGRRKSGSSSGAEEQKVLVVCEKHQEEPKLFCKDEQRAVCPVCEFSLHQSHTVVPVEEAVRALKEELESDMKSLTDRKDQCRRVEETFQRVMRHFEKQLLSTETQIRAQFNKLHQFLEEEEESRVAALREEEEQKRKTMMGEMKRIQEQMSSLSESISAVEAELQKDKEAFLSSYKAAQSRARVQSSLPEPQPPSGALLDVAKHVGNLSFRVWEKMKEKVHFSPVLLDPNTAHGKLFLSADLTAVRFGETPQQLPDNPERRTEYPDVFGSKGFTSGRHGWEVEVGDHPDWIIGVAKESVNRKGKLFASPEYGIWCLSHRNGKYTSGDGKTVTTKKSLRRVRVQLNYEKGKVTFSNAEDMADVYTHRDTFTEKLFPYFFVGKSGAAKTSKLQICPTPIPQ, via the coding sequence ATGGCTGAGAGAGCAGCTCTTGTTGAACATTACCTGAGCTGTCACATCTGTTCAGAGACTTTTAAAGATCCCGTAACTCTGAGCTGCAACCACAACTTCTGCTCGAGCTGCCTGCAGAAGTTCTGGGAACAAGCTCAGAGAAAAAACTGTCCCATCTGTAAGAGAAAATCCTCCAAAGCTCATCCACCTGTGAACTTTAGCCTGAAGGAACTTGCTGACTCGTTTGCTGGAAGACGGAAATCTGGATCCTCATCAGGGGCAGAAGAGCAGAAGGTCCTGGTGGTCTGTGAGAAACACCAAGAAGAACCCAAACTGTTCTGCAAAGACGAGCAGAGAGCTGTGTGTCCCGTCTGTGAGTTTTCTCTGCACCAGAGTCACACAGTGGTTCCTGTGGAGGAAGCAGTCCGAGCGCTGAAGGAGGAGCTGGAATCAGACATGAAGTCTCTGACGGACAGGAAGGACCAATGCAGACGAGTGGAGGAGACGTTCCAACGTGTGATGCGGCACTTTGAGAAGCAGCTGCTGTCCACGGAGACGCAGATCAGAGCCCAGTTCAACAAGCTCCACCAGTtcctggaggaggaagaggagtccaGGGTGGCAGCtctgagggaggaagaggagcagaagagGAAGACCATGATGGGAGAGATGAAGAGGATCCAGGAGCAGATGTCCTCTCTGTCAGAAAGTATCAGTGCTGTtgaagcagagctgcagaaagacaaGGAGGCCTTCCTCAGCAGCTATAAAGCCGCTCAGAGCAGAGCCAGAGTCCAGAGCTCGCTGCCAGAACCTCAGCCGCCCTCAGGAGCTCTGCTAGACGTGGCCAAACATGTGGGCAACCTGTCCTTCAGAGTCTGGGAGAAGATGAAGGAGAAGGTCCACTTCAGCCCGGTCCTGCTGGACCCAAACACCGCACACGGAaagctttttctgtctgctgATCTGACCGCTGTGAGATTTGGGGAAACTCCTCAGCAGCTTCCAGACAATCCAGAGAGACGCACCGAATATCCCGACGTCTTCGGCTCCAAAGGCTTCACCTCCGGCAGACACGGCtgggaggtggaggtgggagaCCACCCGGACTGGATTATCGGTGTGGCCAAAGAGTCCGTCAACAGGAAGGGAAAGTTATTCGCCTCACCGGAATATGGGATCTGGTGTTTGTCCCACCGGAATGGAAAATACACCAGCGGCGACGGTAAGACCGTGACCACCAAGAAGAGTCTCCGGAGGGTCAGAGTCCAGCTGAACTACGAAAAAGGAAAAGTGACCTTCTCCAACGCTGAAGACATGGCGGACGTCTACACTCACAGAGACACGTTCACCGAGAAACTTTTCCCGTATTTCTTTGTTGGAAAATCTGGAGCTGCGAAAACGTCTAAACTCCAGATCTGTCCGACGCCGATTCCTCAGTGA